The DNA segment CCAAGCGTCGGGGCTGTAGTCTTCTTCATCAGTGGCAGAAGCCATGATTGACCAGAGACACACACGGCCTTTGTCGTCGAAGTCCAGGCACCAGCTTAAGTCATCTTTGGTTATTTTTAATTTGTTTTTCATGTATTATTTACCTTCTTTTTTGGGATTAATTTACTGCTGATTTTTACTCAATTAATTTGCCCTTTTTCAGAAAAGAGTTGGGAGTGTAGGACCTAAGCAAGACCTATCATCATTCGAGAGCTGGTTTTAGCTTTGTGGTCCACTATTTTTATGTATTCATAATAAATAGCCGTCAGAAGGGGTCTAAGAGCTTTCTAGAGCGCTATAAATAATTTCTTAATGAAGCTGGGAATAGAGAAAGCTGAAAGTGTCTTGTATAAGGCTAGAGAGCGCTCTTGCTAAGCCTTTATTTTTGAGCGTTTAGTAGTCATATATAAGGCGCTGATTGCCCCCTAAGGAGGGGGGTTGACTCAGGCCACGGACGATGGGGGTTGCAGAGATTCAGAATTTCAAATTCCGCGCCTACTTTTTAGACAAAAGGTATGAGGGCAAAGGTGTCTAAGTTCGGGGGTAGTTCAAAGCCACAAATAACAAGGTTTGTAGAGGGCTGTATTTTTGACTTTCGCACCTGAATATTTTTCTTCTTTATAGTTTATAGTTGGTCCCTTGCCTAAGGTGCGTGGTAAGTTAATGTCAGGCACAATAAGCCTTGTAAGGGATTGCCTTTTTAATTCCTGCGCTCAATTAGCAGCCATAGAGGGTCACCACAGGGTGTCTAAGGGGGGCCCTAATACAAGCTAGAGATTACAAGGGCTTCAGAGAGCCAGTGTTTCAATTTCCGCGTTTATAGTCTTTTTGTTAGCACCCCCCTAACACTACTTAATCGGCCCTTTAGTGCCTAATAGTTAAGCGCCCTGTACATTCAGTGGTCACCTCTACAGATAAACTCCTGGAGTTAAAGGAGTTTAATTTCTGTACGACTAATTGGGTTGCAGCTTTAAGAGTCATATTTCCTTTGGCATCAACATATTCATCTACAAAGTCTGCTTTGGGTTGTAACTCTGTGACCTTTTGTTCTGCTAGAAGACGACCATCGTATTCATCTGCCCAAGCTCTTGCTGCTTCTGCTGGGTTTGTGATGTTGGGGAGTGCTGATTGGTTTGTTTTTATTTGGCCAGTTACTAGTGCGTCAAATGTCTGAACAACCTTGATATGAAAGTCAGCATTAATCCACATAGCGTAGGAATAGACTAGCTCCTTACAGACATAAGTGCCTGGGTTGTTGCCACCATTAACACTCTGGATTGGTGATTTATCAACCTGAGACCAAATCTGGTCTCTGCTTAGTTTTTCTACAATTTCCTGAGTTTGCTGATTTCTTACCCAACGTGTAGGTTTATGCTTTTCTTGTCCTCCAGCTGCCTTATGCAAATCATTAAGACAAAACCTACCATATTCGTCCTGTTTAATATTTACATCTTCAATGATGATAGGTACAGAAACAGCTAAGGTGTTTTCAGTCATAGTTGATGGTCCTGAAGGTTAGCTTAAAGAAAATTTAGTTAACTTAAGAGAAAGGTTATTTATTGAACTTTGAGTTAGTGACTCAGAGTTGTCTAAGTTGGGCCCTAACTCAGGTTTTGAATGACGAGGGCTGTAGAGATTTGTAATTTTGAATTCCGCACTTAGTGGGTCGTCAAGTTGTTACATAGGCAACCTTATTATAGCGCTAGACTTGTATCTTTAGACGGCTTGCAATTCTGCTGTCAGA comes from the Spartinivicinus poritis genome and includes:
- a CDS encoding KilA-N domain-containing protein: MTENTLAVSVPIIIEDVNIKQDEYGRFCLNDLHKAAGGQEKHKPTRWVRNQQTQEIVEKLSRDQIWSQVDKSPIQSVNGGNNPGTYVCKELVYSYAMWINADFHIKVVQTFDALVTGQIKTNQSALPNITNPAEAARAWADEYDGRLLAEQKVTELQPKADFVDEYVDAKGNMTLKAATQLVVQKLNSFNSRSLSVEVTTECTGRLTIRH